The following proteins are encoded in a genomic region of Oceanisphaera profunda:
- a CDS encoding uracil-xanthine permease family protein, whose translation MSQPAQTQAQISQSELVYKLHDKPPFVQALFAAIQHLLALFVAVITPPLIICQTLGIPAQDTAHIISMSLFITGVASFIQMKRFGPIGTGLLSIQGTSFNFLGPIIASGLAMKDGGVTTEAMLAAIFGTALLAAPTEIILSRFLHLARRIISPLVSGIIVTLIGLTLIQIGLTSIGGGFGAMADGTFGSLENLALAGTVLAIIVIMNCIPNPYVRLSSILVAMVAGTVLAMFMGKVPPAVVTDIPAIAFPIPMKYGLGFDASLFIPLVLVFLITALEGIGDTTATSEVSGEPVSGPVYMKRIKGCVMGDGVNSSLASVFNTFPVSTFSQNNGVIQMTGVASRYVGFFVAGILVLMGLFPVISTLVQRIPEPVLGGATLVMFGSIAAAGVRILSRERLDRRALFIMAISFGVGLGVSQVPDILQFMPSLVKNVFSSGMAAGGIVAILLNLIMPLSPEAKAIEEQEKADDLAHRLQEKADKAQKKVNTN comes from the coding sequence ATGAGCCAACCAGCACAAACCCAAGCCCAGATCAGCCAAAGTGAACTGGTCTACAAGTTGCACGACAAGCCGCCCTTTGTTCAGGCGCTGTTCGCTGCCATTCAGCACCTGTTGGCCTTGTTCGTGGCCGTTATCACTCCACCGTTGATTATTTGTCAAACGCTGGGTATTCCCGCTCAAGACACGGCCCACATCATTAGCATGTCGCTGTTTATTACCGGCGTGGCGTCTTTTATTCAGATGAAGCGTTTTGGGCCAATAGGCACGGGTTTACTGTCTATTCAAGGCACCAGCTTTAACTTCTTAGGCCCTATTATTGCCAGTGGTTTGGCGATGAAAGACGGCGGCGTAACTACAGAAGCTATGTTGGCGGCCATTTTTGGTACCGCACTGCTGGCGGCACCCACCGAAATTATTTTGTCCCGCTTCCTACATTTGGCACGACGCATTATTTCACCATTAGTCAGCGGCATTATCGTCACGCTGATTGGTCTGACCTTAATCCAGATTGGCTTAACCTCTATCGGCGGCGGTTTTGGCGCCATGGCAGATGGCACCTTTGGCTCTTTAGAGAACTTGGCCTTAGCCGGTACTGTGCTCGCCATTATCGTGATCATGAACTGCATCCCTAACCCTTATGTGCGCCTTTCTTCTATCTTAGTGGCCATGGTGGCAGGCACAGTCTTGGCCATGTTTATGGGCAAGGTTCCCCCGGCAGTCGTTACTGATATTCCCGCCATCGCGTTCCCAATTCCGATGAAATATGGCCTAGGCTTTGATGCCTCGCTGTTTATCCCCTTGGTATTGGTGTTTTTAATTACCGCACTAGAAGGCATCGGCGATACCACGGCCACCTCAGAAGTATCTGGTGAGCCCGTGTCTGGCCCCGTTTACATGAAGCGTATTAAAGGTTGTGTGATGGGTGATGGCGTGAACTCCTCACTGGCCTCGGTGTTTAATACCTTTCCGGTATCGACCTTTAGCCAGAACAACGGCGTTATCCAAATGACCGGCGTTGCCAGTCGTTATGTGGGCTTCTTTGTGGCCGGCATCTTGGTACTGATGGGTTTGTTCCCGGTGATCAGTACGCTGGTGCAGCGCATTCCTGAGCCGGTATTAGGTGGCGCGACTTTGGTCATGTTTGGCTCTATTGCCGCCGCCGGTGTGCGCATTTTATCGCGCGAGCGTTTAGACAGACGCGCGCTCTTTATTATGGCCATCTCATTTGGTGTGGGTTTGGGTGTTTCTCAGGTGCCAGACATTCTGCAGTTTATGCCAAGCCTAGTGAAAAACGTCTTCTCTTCCGGCATGGCAGCAGGCGGTATTGTCGCCATTTTATTGAACTTGATTATGCCACTTAGCCCAGAAGCTAAGGCTATCGAAGAGCAAGAGAAAGCCGACGATTTAGCTCATCGCCTGCAAGAAAAAGCAGATAAGGCACAAAAGAAAGTTAACACTAATTAA
- a CDS encoding Fe2+-dependent dioxygenase, with protein sequence MMLHIPNVLSAEQVAECRELLLAADWIDGKSTAGFQSGMAKNNLQLAEDNDTARYIGDMITSALAKHPLFVSAALPAKVFPPLFNCYQGGQSFGVHVDNSIRFNSATNEPIRTDLSATLFFCEPDEYEGGELVVEDNYGAHSVKLPAGDLILYPSTSLHQVMPVTQGARISSFFWIQSMVRDDGQRTLLFDLDSSIQQVNQQLGTTSETSIQLTGVYHNLLRRWAL encoded by the coding sequence ATGATGTTACATATTCCCAATGTGCTGAGTGCCGAGCAGGTAGCCGAGTGTCGCGAGTTGCTATTAGCGGCTGATTGGATTGATGGCAAGAGCACCGCCGGCTTTCAGTCGGGCATGGCCAAAAACAACCTGCAACTGGCCGAAGATAATGACACCGCACGTTATATTGGCGATATGATCACTAGCGCATTAGCTAAGCATCCGTTGTTTGTCTCGGCAGCTTTACCCGCAAAAGTATTTCCGCCGTTATTCAACTGTTACCAAGGCGGCCAGTCCTTTGGCGTGCACGTGGATAACTCGATTCGGTTTAATAGCGCCACCAATGAGCCGATCCGTACCGATTTATCGGCGACGCTATTTTTCTGTGAGCCGGATGAATATGAAGGCGGCGAGTTGGTGGTTGAAGATAACTATGGCGCGCACAGCGTTAAGCTGCCGGCGGGGGATTTGATCTTGTATCCGTCTACCAGCTTGCACCAAGTGATGCCCGTCACTCAAGGTGCGCGCATTAGCTCGTTTTTCTGGATCCAAAGCATGGTACGAGACGATGGCCAGCGCACCTTACTATTTGATTTGGACTCCAGTATTCAGCAGGTGAATCAGCAACTTGGTACCACCAGCGAGACCAGCATTCAGCTCACGGGTGTGTATCACAACTTGCTGCGCCGTTGGGCGCTGTAG
- a CDS encoding TonB-dependent receptor translates to MPTFIKSSARPPKKMLTSAVGLAVASLAVTAPLHVQAQAETQAQAVTQLDTITVQEAREQGYKANQSASSKYVKPLLDTPQTVTVVPQEIMKEQQALSLRQVLSNVSGITFDAGEGGGGSGDKINIRGFSANSNMQIDGLRDSSQNNRTDTFNIEQVEVLKGPNSVFGGAGTTGGAINQVSKAPKLRDFAEVGASLGTDQYRRLTLDANKTLDDVGVDSAFRINLMAHENNVPGRNDIDRERFGIAPSLTIGLSESTRATLSYFHQTDDNLPDYGVPARDGKVLPGVDRESYFGWRNLDEEKIQSDAVTLKLEHELSDTTRLENQTRYSRVDRDTTISASQVNTDGLDPGRYKPAGPQAYRRDAQTELLINRLGLSTEFDTAGFEHDMLLGGEISRETYDLTASNYNLGKGSSAYPSNGFDLYNPPGYWNGPTTVTPRGGTDATLNTKALYVFDTIGLAPKWDLSLGLRHDWVSGETSDKVKEGVTTTSDKMFSGRAGVVYKPANNGRVYLAYGTSFNPAAEALATSGSISGESLKPEQSDTWELGTKWELLDGRLGMDGALFRVDKTNARETNEFDELELAGEQRVQGVELGLTGEITEQWKLFANYTFLDSETLASVAKPQAGGRDPVGQPLGNTPRNSANLWTTYEVLPGVEVGYGAAYVGSRQVASDVAAKLDSYWVHNAMASYQVNDALSMQLNVNNLFDEEYVAGVRGRPGLDDRSSAIELGEGRSAVVSANYRF, encoded by the coding sequence GTGCCAACCTTTATCAAGTCGTCTGCTCGCCCGCCCAAAAAAATGCTGACCTCGGCGGTCGGTTTGGCCGTTGCTTCGTTAGCCGTGACTGCACCATTACACGTTCAAGCTCAAGCCGAGACCCAAGCCCAAGCTGTAACTCAGCTAGATACCATTACCGTGCAAGAAGCACGGGAGCAAGGTTATAAAGCGAACCAGTCGGCTTCTAGCAAGTATGTAAAACCGCTGCTGGATACGCCTCAAACCGTGACCGTAGTACCTCAAGAAATAATGAAAGAGCAGCAGGCGTTAAGCTTGCGCCAAGTATTATCTAATGTGTCTGGTATTACCTTTGACGCAGGCGAGGGCGGCGGCGGCTCTGGCGATAAAATTAATATTCGCGGTTTTAGCGCTAACTCCAATATGCAAATTGATGGTCTGCGTGACAGCAGCCAAAATAATCGCACCGACACCTTTAACATCGAACAGGTAGAAGTGCTAAAAGGCCCTAACTCAGTATTTGGTGGTGCCGGTACTACCGGTGGCGCCATCAACCAAGTGAGCAAGGCGCCTAAGCTGCGTGACTTTGCCGAAGTGGGTGCCAGCTTAGGCACAGATCAATATCGCCGTTTAACGCTGGATGCCAACAAAACCCTCGACGATGTAGGCGTGGACAGTGCGTTTCGTATTAACCTCATGGCCCACGAAAATAACGTGCCGGGCCGTAACGATATTGACCGCGAACGTTTTGGTATTGCACCCTCGCTGACCATTGGCTTGAGTGAATCAACGCGCGCCACCTTAAGCTACTTCCACCAAACTGACGACAATCTGCCAGATTACGGCGTGCCGGCACGGGATGGCAAAGTCTTACCCGGTGTGGATCGGGAGTCTTACTTTGGCTGGCGCAATTTGGATGAAGAAAAAATTCAATCCGACGCAGTTACGCTAAAGCTTGAGCATGAACTCAGCGACACCACCCGCCTTGAAAACCAGACCCGTTATAGCCGTGTAGACCGAGACACCACTATTTCTGCGTCTCAGGTCAACACCGATGGTTTGGATCCTGGCCGCTACAAGCCCGCGGGTCCCCAAGCTTATCGTCGTGATGCGCAAACCGAATTGTTAATAAATCGATTGGGTTTAAGTACTGAGTTTGATACCGCAGGCTTTGAGCATGACATGCTGCTGGGCGGCGAGATTTCTCGTGAAACCTACGACTTAACTGCTTCCAACTATAACTTGGGTAAAGGCTCTAGTGCTTACCCAAGCAACGGCTTCGACCTTTATAATCCGCCCGGATACTGGAACGGCCCAACTACAGTGACTCCTCGCGGCGGTACCGACGCCACGCTAAACACTAAAGCCTTATATGTGTTTGATACCATAGGTTTGGCGCCCAAGTGGGACTTAAGCTTAGGCTTGCGCCATGATTGGGTATCAGGCGAAACCTCAGATAAAGTTAAAGAGGGTGTTACCACTACCAGTGATAAAATGTTCAGTGGTCGTGCGGGTGTTGTTTATAAACCTGCGAATAATGGCCGCGTTTACTTAGCTTACGGTACTTCCTTTAACCCAGCGGCAGAGGCATTAGCGACCTCAGGTTCGATCTCCGGCGAAAGCTTAAAACCGGAGCAAAGTGATACTTGGGAATTAGGCACTAAGTGGGAGCTGTTGGATGGTCGCTTAGGCATGGATGGTGCGTTATTTCGGGTCGATAAAACCAATGCGCGTGAAACCAACGAGTTCGATGAACTGGAGCTCGCCGGTGAACAGCGAGTACAAGGCGTGGAGCTGGGCTTAACCGGTGAAATTACTGAGCAGTGGAAACTGTTTGCCAATTATACCTTCCTAGACAGCGAGACCTTGGCTTCAGTAGCTAAACCACAAGCCGGCGGTCGTGATCCTGTGGGGCAGCCCTTAGGTAACACGCCGCGTAACAGCGCTAATCTGTGGACGACTTATGAAGTGCTACCGGGCGTTGAAGTCGGCTACGGTGCTGCTTATGTAGGCTCGCGCCAAGTCGCATCTGATGTGGCAGCTAAGCTCGACAGCTACTGGGTACACAATGCCATGGCCTCTTATCAGGTGAATGATGCTTTGAGCATGCAGCTAAACGTGAATAACCTGTTCGATGAAGAATACGTAGCAGGTGTGCGTGGTCGCCCAGGTTTGGACGATCGTAGCTCGGCTATTGAGTTAGGCGAAGGTCGTTCAGCAGTAGTGTCGGCTAACTATCGGTTTTAA
- the acnB gene encoding bifunctional aconitate hydratase 2/2-methylisocitrate dehydratase: MLEAYRKHVAERAVEGVVAQPLNAEQVAALVELLKNPPAGEESFLYELLSTRIPPGVDEAAYVKAGFLAAVAKNEVSSPVVSAAQATELLGTMQGGYNIAPLVELLDVEALAPIAATALSHTLLMFDAFHDVDEKAKAGNGFAKQVMQSWADAEWFLERAPLAEKITMRVFKVPGETNTDDLSPAQDAWSRPDIPLHALAMLKNSREDIVPDQDGVIGPIKELEALKAQGFPLAYVGDVVGTGSSRKSATNSVLWHMGDDIPFVPNKRAGGICIGNKIAPIFFNTMEDAGALPIECDVDKLNTGDVIDIYPYEGKICAHNSDQVLSTFTLKTEVLLDEVRAGGRIPLIIGRGLTDKAREALGLDTSTVFKRPAAVVESSKGFTLAQKMVGKACGVKGVRPNQYCEPKMTTVGSQDTTGPMTRDELKDLACLGFSADLTMQSFCHTSAYPKPIDVNTHHTLPDFIMNRGGVSLRPGDGVIHSWLNRMLLPDTVGTGGDSHTRFPIGISFPAGSGLVAFAAATGVMPLDMPESILVRFKGEMQPGITLRDLVHSIPYFGIKNGLLTVAKAGKINEFSGRIVEIEGLPELKVEQAFELADATAERSAAGCTIKLGQEPIAEYLSSNIVMLKWMIAEGYGDRRTIERRIQGMEAWLANPELLEADADAEYVHVLEIDMSDIKEPILCAPNDPDDARLLSEVTGEVIDEVFIGSCMTNIGHFRAAGKLLDKYTGQLPTRLWVAPPTKMDKDQLTSEGYYGIFGRVGARIETPGCSLCMGNQARVADNSTVVSTSTRNFPNRLGKGANVYLASAELAAVAAIHGKLPTVAEYLAYAEQLNATAADTYRYLNFDQLDSYVEKADTVIFQQVI; encoded by the coding sequence GTGCTTGAAGCCTATCGTAAACACGTCGCAGAACGTGCCGTTGAGGGTGTGGTTGCCCAACCCCTTAACGCTGAGCAAGTTGCCGCTTTGGTTGAATTACTTAAAAATCCTCCCGCGGGCGAAGAATCTTTTCTTTATGAATTACTTTCTACCCGCATCCCACCCGGTGTGGATGAAGCCGCTTATGTTAAAGCAGGTTTCTTAGCCGCCGTTGCTAAAAATGAAGTTAGCTCACCGGTTGTTTCTGCGGCCCAAGCCACAGAATTACTCGGCACCATGCAGGGCGGTTACAATATCGCGCCTTTGGTTGAGCTGTTAGACGTTGAGGCATTAGCACCCATTGCTGCTACAGCTTTAAGTCACACCTTATTGATGTTTGATGCCTTTCACGATGTAGACGAAAAAGCCAAGGCTGGTAATGGCTTCGCCAAGCAAGTGATGCAGTCGTGGGCCGATGCCGAGTGGTTTTTAGAGCGCGCGCCTTTGGCTGAAAAAATCACCATGCGCGTCTTTAAAGTACCCGGCGAAACCAACACCGATGACTTGTCACCAGCGCAAGATGCCTGGTCACGGCCGGATATTCCGCTGCACGCCTTGGCGATGTTGAAAAACTCCCGTGAAGACATAGTGCCAGATCAAGACGGCGTAATCGGCCCCATCAAAGAGCTAGAAGCCCTAAAGGCTCAAGGTTTCCCATTAGCTTATGTGGGCGATGTGGTAGGCACTGGCTCTAGCCGTAAATCTGCCACTAACTCAGTGCTGTGGCACATGGGTGACGATATTCCGTTTGTGCCTAATAAGCGCGCCGGCGGTATTTGTATCGGTAATAAAATTGCCCCTATTTTCTTTAACACCATGGAAGATGCCGGCGCACTGCCCATCGAATGTGATGTGGATAAACTGAATACCGGTGACGTGATCGACATTTATCCCTATGAGGGCAAAATCTGTGCTCATAACAGCGATCAAGTGTTAAGCACCTTTACCTTGAAAACCGAAGTGCTGCTTGATGAAGTACGCGCCGGTGGCCGTATTCCGTTGATTATTGGTCGTGGCTTGACCGACAAAGCCCGTGAAGCGCTGGGCCTGGACACCTCCACCGTGTTTAAACGCCCAGCGGCCGTAGTAGAGTCGAGCAAAGGCTTTACGCTGGCGCAGAAAATGGTCGGCAAGGCTTGTGGCGTGAAAGGTGTACGTCCTAACCAGTATTGCGAGCCAAAAATGACCACGGTCGGCTCACAAGATACTACCGGTCCTATGACCCGTGACGAGCTAAAAGACTTGGCATGCCTTGGTTTTTCTGCTGATTTAACCATGCAGTCGTTTTGTCATACCTCGGCCTATCCAAAGCCGATTGACGTGAACACCCACCACACCTTGCCAGACTTCATTATGAACCGTGGCGGTGTGTCATTGCGCCCCGGTGATGGTGTAATTCACTCTTGGTTAAACCGCATGTTGCTGCCCGATACCGTAGGTACTGGTGGTGACTCGCATACGCGTTTCCCGATTGGTATTTCCTTCCCTGCGGGCTCAGGCTTGGTGGCCTTTGCCGCTGCCACCGGCGTAATGCCGTTGGATATGCCAGAGTCAATTTTAGTGCGTTTTAAAGGTGAAATGCAGCCGGGTATCACGCTGCGTGACTTAGTGCACTCCATCCCTTACTTTGGCATTAAAAATGGTCTGCTCACCGTGGCTAAAGCCGGTAAAATCAACGAGTTCTCCGGTCGGATCGTCGAAATTGAAGGTCTGCCAGAGCTAAAAGTTGAGCAAGCCTTTGAACTGGCCGATGCGACGGCCGAGCGCTCTGCTGCCGGTTGTACCATCAAGCTGGGCCAAGAGCCGATTGCCGAGTACTTAAGCTCGAATATCGTAATGCTCAAGTGGATGATTGCCGAAGGTTACGGCGATCGTCGTACCATAGAGCGTCGTATTCAGGGCATGGAAGCATGGTTGGCTAATCCTGAGTTGCTAGAAGCGGACGCAGATGCAGAATACGTGCATGTGCTAGAAATCGACATGAGCGACATCAAAGAGCCGATTCTGTGCGCGCCTAACGATCCCGATGACGCACGTTTGTTATCTGAAGTAACCGGTGAAGTCATCGATGAAGTCTTTATTGGCTCTTGCATGACCAATATCGGCCACTTCCGCGCCGCCGGTAAGTTGTTAGATAAATACACCGGCCAGTTGCCAACCCGTTTGTGGGTGGCACCCCCGACCAAGATGGACAAAGATCAGCTGACCAGCGAAGGCTACTACGGCATTTTTGGCCGTGTAGGCGCGCGGATAGAAACCCCTGGTTGTTCACTGTGCATGGGTAACCAAGCACGGGTGGCAGATAACAGTACAGTAGTGTCTACCTCGACCCGTAACTTCCCGAACCGCTTAGGTAAAGGTGCGAACGTGTACTTGGCCTCGGCCGAGCTGGCCGCAGTCGCCGCCATTCACGGCAAGCTGCCCACCGTCGCTGAGTATTTGGCGTATGCAGAGCAGTTAAACGCGACCGCCGCCGATACCTATCGTTACTTGAACTTTGATCAGTTAGACAGCTATGTGGAAAAAGCCGATACGGTGATCTTCCAGCAAGTTATCTAA
- a CDS encoding GGDEF domain-containing protein: protein MAAFINGGVYAIVMTNGVDSFLWVYPVIASTFFMVRPIEALGLNAALTLACVFLPNTFDVVPLMSFVVTVSMVSVTTFVYASRSETQFRLLERLNTIDALTGALNRRALSTDIARALSVAERNVTPSMLAILDLDHFKMVNDKFGHVAGDQILKDLVTITTANIRKHDRFYRFGGEEFVLLISDINDQQAFISTLRAAIKKELKTPDGEEVTVSFGVSAWVPGTTEDSWLKNADDALYRAKASGRDCAIFSDA, encoded by the coding sequence GTGGCCGCATTTATCAATGGTGGTGTATATGCCATTGTAATGACGAATGGCGTTGATAGTTTTTTATGGGTTTATCCTGTTATTGCCAGTACGTTTTTTATGGTCAGGCCCATAGAAGCGCTGGGTTTAAATGCCGCTTTAACGCTGGCGTGCGTATTTTTGCCTAATACTTTTGACGTTGTTCCGCTGATGTCCTTCGTGGTGACGGTTTCAATGGTGTCAGTGACGACCTTTGTGTATGCCAGCCGCAGTGAGACACAATTTCGCCTGCTAGAGAGGCTAAATACCATTGATGCACTAACGGGAGCCTTAAATCGACGCGCGTTAAGTACGGATATAGCGCGAGCGTTGTCTGTCGCCGAGCGAAACGTCACGCCCTCTATGTTAGCTATCTTAGATTTAGATCACTTCAAAATGGTCAATGATAAGTTTGGCCACGTGGCTGGCGATCAGATACTCAAAGATCTGGTAACCATTACCACGGCAAATATTCGTAAACACGACCGTTTTTATCGATTTGGCGGAGAAGAGTTTGTACTTTTAATCTCGGATATTAACGATCAGCAGGCATTTATCTCTACACTTAGAGCCGCTATTAAAAAAGAGTTGAAAACACCCGATGGTGAAGAAGTAACAGTGTCATTTGGTGTTTCCGCTTGGGTACCGGGGACGACGGAAGATAGCTGGTTAAAGAATGCAGATGACGCCCTTTATCGTGCGAAAGCAAGCGGCCGTGACTGTGCGATATTCAGCGATGCATAG
- a CDS encoding methyl-accepting chemotaxis protein, with the protein MLSKLAQVSVRTKLTLGFALVLLATLITAVVSFYSLTSVLERSDKLERAGKIDLLVSKARFFQKNYMLMNDKGQLEQARTHVNEARQEAEYLLPMLTEPKDTGLIDQILMGTKFYEVELDNMVQFNESMQATIVDINVVGNSAQEKAHRLLGREMNASNWLKQLGIIRLNQKDFALDRQADLGIRVATDVTNLLRGLELRLMVKDDGDIKGIQADLKRFQQYHATVTELMANLASTDKRITDHAIDITQKAEQLLDIQQQRMQDDSAQAKFIIFLITVIALAMGVLFATMITRGIVNPLALLVSQANRIADGDLSQDMRHDRSDELGKLMDQMQVMTVNLRQLVGDLSNSSTHIAASAEELSAVSEQSRSGVNQQRMELEQVSTAMNEMAATVQEVARNAETAFDSARTADSEASDGSRKVNLTIEQIGKLSVDIQDSLHTINQLEAESINIGSILDVIKGVAEQTNLLALNAAIEAARAGEQGRGFAVVADEVRALAQRTQKATAEIETLIHGLQSKAQESVVMMNESTAMAAKTVVIANEAGESIQKITRSVSDIQQLNNQIATAAEEQSSVAEEINRSVFSIREVSDHSAAATEQTAASSSELARQGSELQRLIGRFQLP; encoded by the coding sequence ATGCTCTCTAAATTAGCCCAAGTAAGCGTGAGGACTAAGCTCACGCTGGGCTTTGCCTTGGTGCTGCTTGCGACGTTAATTACCGCCGTGGTGAGTTTTTATTCACTTACTTCTGTATTAGAACGCTCTGATAAACTAGAGCGCGCCGGTAAAATTGACTTGTTGGTCAGTAAGGCGCGCTTCTTTCAAAAAAACTACATGTTGATGAACGATAAAGGCCAGCTGGAGCAGGCGAGAACCCATGTTAATGAAGCCAGACAGGAGGCGGAATATTTACTACCCATGTTAACTGAGCCCAAAGATACAGGCCTTATCGACCAAATATTGATGGGCACTAAATTTTATGAAGTTGAGCTAGATAACATGGTGCAGTTTAATGAAAGTATGCAAGCCACAATCGTCGATATCAATGTTGTGGGTAATTCGGCACAGGAAAAAGCCCATCGCTTACTTGGCCGAGAAATGAATGCCAGCAATTGGCTAAAGCAATTGGGGATTATTCGCTTAAATCAAAAAGACTTTGCGCTCGATCGACAAGCAGATCTAGGTATTCGAGTAGCGACCGATGTTACTAATTTATTAAGAGGCCTAGAGCTGCGGTTAATGGTAAAAGATGATGGTGATATTAAAGGTATTCAAGCAGATCTTAAGCGGTTTCAGCAATATCACGCCACAGTGACCGAACTAATGGCTAACTTGGCTAGCACAGATAAACGCATTACCGATCACGCTATCGATATTACCCAAAAAGCCGAGCAATTATTAGACATACAACAACAGCGCATGCAGGACGATAGTGCCCAAGCTAAGTTTATTATTTTTCTGATCACTGTGATTGCGCTGGCCATGGGGGTGTTGTTTGCCACGATGATCACCCGTGGTATCGTCAATCCACTGGCCTTATTAGTCAGCCAAGCGAACCGCATTGCCGACGGCGACTTGAGCCAAGACATGCGGCACGACCGCAGTGATGAGCTGGGCAAGCTAATGGATCAGATGCAAGTGATGACTGTTAACTTGCGCCAATTAGTGGGAGACCTAAGCAATAGCTCAACGCATATTGCGGCTTCTGCTGAAGAGTTGTCTGCGGTATCAGAGCAAAGCCGCAGTGGTGTCAATCAGCAGCGCATGGAGCTTGAGCAGGTGTCCACCGCCATGAATGAAATGGCCGCCACGGTACAAGAAGTAGCACGCAATGCAGAAACCGCCTTTGATTCAGCACGTACTGCTGATAGTGAAGCCAGCGATGGGAGTCGTAAGGTTAATCTGACCATTGAGCAAATTGGTAAGCTGTCCGTTGATATTCAAGATTCGTTACATACCATTAATCAGCTTGAAGCCGAGAGTATTAATATTGGCAGCATTTTGGATGTGATCAAAGGGGTGGCTGAACAAACTAACTTGCTAGCACTGAACGCGGCTATTGAAGCGGCACGCGCCGGCGAGCAAGGTCGTGGCTTTGCGGTAGTAGCCGATGAAGTACGAGCGTTAGCGCAACGTACGCAAAAGGCCACTGCTGAAATTGAAACGCTCATTCATGGCCTACAAAGCAAGGCACAAGAGTCGGTAGTGATGATGAATGAAAGTACGGCTATGGCGGCTAAAACAGTGGTGATTGCCAACGAAGCGGGTGAGTCGATTCAGAAAATTACCCGTTCTGTCTCTGATATTCAGCAGTTGAATAATCAAATCGCCACCGCCGCCGAGGAACAAAGCTCGGTCGCAGAAGAAATTAATCGCTCGGTATTTAGCATTCGCGAAGTGTCGGATCACTCCGCCGCCGCCACCGAGCAAACTGCCGCCAGCAGTAGCGAATTGGCCCGCCAAGGCAGTGAATTACAACGCCTTATCGGGCGCTTTCAATTGCCATAG